AAGTAATAACACCGCCATATAAATATACATCCGCCTCACTGCAAGCATCAAAATTCATCGACCCATTTCAAATTtccaataaaaaattcaaaaaaaaaaagagtcaaaGTTCCGTTTCCAAATGCGAATTCAGCCACAACCCACAAAACCAACACAATGTACCTGCCGCCGGCGCTGGTCAAAACGACCTTGGGTAATTTCTCTTCTCCCTCTGCAAATTTCACCCCTGCAGTAACGCTCTCTTTGCTTCCGGCGCCGCTTGCAACAGCCATCACGGATGACGACGTTTTTGGCGTTGTTTGCCAAAACCTGCGTGTTTGTGTGATGTGAAATTTACAGGAAACCGAGCTGATGAAAGACCGACTTGAGAGAGAGACATGAACTCACCGGTTGACTCGGCGGGAGTTGGGAGGAGTGAGGGTGGGGAGCGAAACGAGCATAGAAACCATCGCCATCGCCATCTTCTTCGTCGATTCGAGTGGGTTGGTTTGTGTGGTTCCCACTCCATATACACAAATCTTCTTCTGTGACTCAGTGACGGTTTGGTACCACGCCACCACCCGCCAAGCCCAGGGATCAAATATACAAATTCGGATATTCTTTTACTGGGTTTGGACCGATTCGATCCACTTATTATTCAGGCCCAACATGAAGTATCATTTAACCTGTTTCGTTTCACGTAAGGAGTCATCATTTTACGCaaaactagcaataatgtgtttttaaaatgatcgaAAGCGTTTTAAAATCaatctttaataaaaatacaaatgagACAATTTTTCTAAAAGCATTTTCGAAAGACGGTAACAAATTACACATGTACGGCCTAAGCTCAAATCCGTTGTATCGAGAAAACATTCATTGGAGTTGTTGAAACCCGGTTTTGACGGGTCGGACTAACCCAAAATGATGACCCGAGATCTTTATTCGATGTTGCAAGACTCATGGGCCATTAAGAACAAGTATCAAGCCAGCAACAGCCCAACTTTTGGCCCCAACAGAATCGCAGGACAAAATCAGCAGCTAAGACTATCTtcaaagaagatgtcaaattttaaacataaaatttaaatttgaaggccTATGTGGCAATTTgacatcttttaaaattttagtctccACCCGATATGTCgaattaaactattattttattacattattttctttttataaattttattttatatttatattttacaaataTAAATAACTCCTACAATTTCAACAAAATAGTTGAAAATGCTTGTTTTTGTTGTTCCTCATGAGACCCCTCTTTTGAATTGAGTTGATGGTAGTTATGTGACTATTCAATCATGAGGGGATTTATGAGAATTTTCATTTGACTGGTTGCTATCACCTTTGCTGTGAATTATGGAATTGTAAGTTACTgcataataatattttgttgttgGTGGCAGAGATTCATGAAATGAACCAAAGAGAGTAACAGGGTTGGATCAAGTAAACGTTTGTGCTGCATTTGCGTCTGGTGTTGTTTCTGCGGCCGTTGGAAATGATGGTTCTTTGTGGGTTTGGGGAAAGTCGAAGCGCGGCCAGCTTGGTCTTGGAAATGATGGCCATTAGGAAGCATTACAGAATCCTTGGAGACGTCTCTACTGGAATCACGGGCAGGTTTGAGTAATAAGGAACTGTCAAGGTCAACTGCGGAAGCTGCGGAGAAGCTGGTTTTAGAAGGAATGGCGAAGGAGAGTGACATGCCGATAATATGGGAACCTAGTTTAGTGAGAGAACTACATTCTGTTGAAGTCGTAGACATTTTATGTGGTTTTGATCATTCATTAATTCTTTGTGGTAGGTAGTGTTGTGTGCATTGATATGCTTATGCAGAAATATATTATATTCCGGTCACAACATAGATGTAGATATTCATGTGCGGATGCTTGTTTCAGGTGATGGAACACTACTAAGTTGTGGGAGCAACGTCTATGGTCAGTTGGGCAGAGAAAAACAGGATTTGGGATTGTTCACTGTTGACATAAGCTTCCATCCCATGTCCATGGCATCAGGGCTTGGCCATTCTTTGGCAATTTGCCAGGTTACATGGGGTTGGAATCAAAGTTCTCAGCTTGGAAGAGGCGGATCGGAGAATATTCCATTGGTGGTTGAAGGACTGGAAGGGGAAATTCCTGTCTCAGTGTCAGGAGGGCGTGTCCATTCCATTGCTCTCACATCCAAGGGAGAAGTGTGGGATTGGGGTTGTGGTAAGAATGGAAGGCTTGGGTTAGGAAGCTCCTATGATGAAGCTGAACCGATTTTGCTCGACTCTGTAGAGGGTTGTCAAGTTTTACAAGCTGTGTCTGGATTTGATCATAATCTTGTCCTGGTTGCCGAATGATGTGCTTGACATAACGATCGTCATTGATTATTTCTGTGGTTTTGCTTAGGGATTGTCCTTTTCCGGGCTTCTATGTTCCAATGCATTTGTAAGTCTATCTAACCTTCCATTACGATATTGAGTATTCAGAtcaaagagaaacaaaaaatgTAGATTGTTTTCCTTTGTCATAGTGGATTGTGAATGCGTATCTTCCAACTTCGATCCTTCGGTTTTTTAGGATGTTGTTACTTATTTCTGCATCTCCAAATTTCTTGATTCTACAGAACATGATATGTAAATATTTCTGTGTTGTGACAATGTAAATAAGGGTAGGGTATGGTTGTATAAAATGTTTCCAGTATAATTTGTTAAAACAATTATTACATGGTATGGTGTAATTTGTTACATATTTAGTCTCACACAAATTGATTAGTATTGATTGGTAATTGTTTGTGAACCCTCAAGAAACCTTCTGCAACTTTTGCAAGATATTGATATGAACCAGGATTTTCAGCAAGGCGGAAGATCCTTAGGCGGAGGCAGAACAGATTGATCCGATCCTGGTCCATCTTCTACGACGAAAGCTGTTTTCAGTCCCCAGCCAGTGTGAAGCTCCAAGTGACAGTGTATGAACCAAACGCCTAGACATTCAACGAGAAGCAAAGGTTATAGTAAGTAAATAACTGATACGTGGTCAGTAAATGTGGTGCATGTTAAAGTTATGTGATCATTCTACCTGGATTATCAGCTCTAAATCGAATGGCGGTCCAACCACCTGTGGGAACTCCAACTGTATTTCTCTCAACAGGATCAACCAAGTTGTACTTAGCAGGTTCCTTGGCAGGATCAAAATTCCCAATCCCATTTCCAACAACAAAGAAGTTGTATCCGTGGAGATGGAACGGATGCGACTCCACAGTTAGGAGATTCGTGTCTTGTAAAACCAGCTCAACTGTCGAATTGAAAGCAATCTTGCTCAGCCTAGTTCCAGTTGATGTCCCAAGATTGGCTGTGAGTGGTGCACCAGTGTAGTTGAATACAGTTGAAGGCCTATCTGGGAAGTCGGTTTTGAACACCCCTTTGAGATTGAAGTAATGTGCTTGCAGAAGCCCGACCTGAGGCATCTCGAAAGAGATGTTGTTCAAGGAAGCAACAAATCTTGTTCCGTTTATGCAACTAGGGCACGATTCTTTCCCGAAACCAATGGTGTAGAAGAGTTTCCGGTCGACTTTGAGAGGCACATTGGCCGGAAAGTTTGGACTGTTTAGGCTTCTGAGCTTCTTATTGTAGCTTAAAGCGAAGGACGTGTCATTAGGGTTAGGCAGTTGCGGAAGGCTTGGCAGGACGGTGTTCGGAACTCCTCTGTATTGGAAGATGGCTGTGGCTGTCTTGTTGTCGACGGGAACCGGAGCATCCATGAAAGGTCTGGCGGCCATGAAGTATCTGCCTGAAGCTTGATTGGCTTTGACCAAAACGTTTGTGGTCTGGCCTGGTGCGATTAGTATGGCTTGAGTAGTGAAGGGTTTGGTGTAAAGTGCATCAACCTCCACCACTGTCAGATTGTGTCCAGCAATGGCGAAGAAAAGTTCGTCGTTGAGAGCGGCATTGATGATTCTGAGGAGATAGGTCTTCCCTTGCTCAACCTCCATTGCAAAAGTATCTAAACGGAAGAGAGTATAACAAAATTGGAATTATAAATTTTGCAgttgtgatcatattgaagctgaAACTGTTGCTTCTGTTTGAAGCAATTCGTTTATTTTGGGGTTTGGAGTTAAGATATTTTGTCGTGCGTTTCTTTTAGCAGTCCAACTCTGTACGTAAAGGACGATTGGTCTTTCTTAAAGACACGACACGCTCAGAAAACTTAACGTTTTAGGATGAAAATCATCATATAGAACTTTGACTTTAGGTTTCTCGGCTCTATACATGATGTTCGGTCTTTCTTACAGACATGACGTGTTGAGAAAGCATTACCTCTAGTCAATGTTCTTATGCTTCGATCCTACGTATTGACATAGTTAACGTTTTTAGGGGGTGATCCATCACTAAGAGCTTAGAATTAAGGTTTCGAGCCTCGATTCTCGGCGTAGTTTTTGAAAGTAAGAACAATACTGATGAAGGGGTTTGCTTACGTTTCTCAGAGCAAGGAAACAATGGCCCTGGCTTCCCGTTGATAGTGTGAGCATCTGACGAGTTTGGTGGCAACCCCAAGCTGTTTGCTTTGTTGACAAAGGTTTCGACATCGACATTCCACCATTCGCCGAGAATAATCTTAGTTTCCCTGTATGGCTGTGCGAACGGGAATGGAGTTCCTTGTTTAGGCATGATGACAATTGCTCCATAGACTGTAGCCCTTAGCCAAAGAATGTGTGCATGCCACCACAGAGTTCCTCTTTGCCCTGTCACATTGAAGTCGTAAGTGTAGCTACTTCCGGTCTGGATCGGACATTGCGTCACATAAGCCGGTCCGTCTGCCCAACCGTTTCGATACTGCTTCAATCCATGCCTATAAGAACATGTATAATTCAGTGAGATACAATATACTATTTGGGAAACCGGTAAATACTTCTGCTACGAGAAAAAGGTTGTGATAAGAAATGCACAATTTTTTTGTGCTCACTAACTAGTTTGTTTGGTTAGTTTAGTTTAATTCTTACCAGTGAATGGACATGTTGTATTGAGCATGGTTTGTAACATTGATTTGAAGTCTGTCACCTTCTCGGACATAGATCGTAGGTCCCGGAAACCTTCCATTTACAGTAACAATCGGTTTTGCATGGCACAATCTGCTCACGTTCTTCACTTGGACCTGCAAAATCCCAAAGAGAATGTTATCGATTTGAAAACCATGAACGGAGTACtagttcttcattttcttctttctttcttgtatGTTAATGCATGGGAACAACTCACAACTCACATCAAACTGGTATTTCTTGATGGCAGCTTCAGCAGGAGAAGTGATTAAGCCAAGAAACCCGAAGAAAATAAACACGAACGTGCACAGAAACCTGTTCCGGAGGCAGATGCTAGCCATTTCGATTCTCTCTTTTGATCCACTACTTCTTGATTGTTTACGTGAAGAGGTAATGAGGCATGAACACTAAGATGCCAAATATTTATATGAACGTGTTGAGGCAAAGACGTGCATTTTTTAAAGTATGTTAAGGAGCTTCTGGGTCAATTAATAATTAGGTAGGAACTGTGCTGGACATGAAACCTTGTACGCAAAATTTTGAAAGGGACTCGGGTCGTCTTCGACTGACTTCAGAAACCTCTGATTTGTAAAATGGATAATGTGcaccaaccaaaaccctaaatgCAGTGGCAAGCTTTACCGTTGAGGGAAAGGTATAGCTTAAAGAATATGGTATCACAAAAGGGTCTCTTGTTGAGGAAAGGGATGTCACGATTTCCGAACGCATTGTTGTATGTAGTTTTTATCACTTACGTGACAGTTCATGATTGATTTGGGTTACTTACCGCATGACATACAATGGGCACGAGAAGTTGAGAAGTTTTTCATGAGTCTGACTATCGTATCGCCATGTAGTATTAACAATCTGCACATATAATAACGTGATGATCTACTTATTAATACTATGTTCTATGTTCATGACATATGACATATCAACCATGTCGTTTACTTGTATTATAATACGTGAATTAGTAACACCATTTGATAGTGCGCACTAAAATCTCCCGATGCCTCTTCTCTTTGTCATCCATGTGAAAGCTCTTTGCAAGGTGCCATCTCGGCAATGCAAATGCTTCACTTCTGCTATGCAATTCTTTTGTTGGGTCAAATGTCATTCTCCAGGAGTTGCTTATAGCTATGAGTTATGGTTGTGTAAATATATTTTCTGACTTTGGGGCTCTTTTTGTTAAGGGTACTTCAGATAGAGGTTTGCTCTTGCATTTAATTTTTGCCTACTccttaaagaaaaaacaaatgaagTATAAATACACAGGGACGTAACCAGGATTTGAAGATCGAGTAGGCTGTAAGTTAATTATACTTCTCAAGTAGGCACCTTATATAAAAGTATCAAATCTCATGTAGTTTGGTTCCATTTAAATTTACGATGATCTTATTTAATGTGAGAGTTATCCTAATTAGATAGTTTTATCGAAATTTCTATCCTataagagaacgttgtaggttTAAATATGATCTTTGCCAAATAGAATAAGTCCATGTGGACCCTACAATGGTAAGAATGACAGAGTATATTCACTGCATCCACTTAGGTTTAGCACGCCCCCCATCGAAGGAAGAGTACAAAACACAGGGCAAGCAGCACCTACACTCTTCAAATAACCAGTCTGATATGAGGTTTGGTGGTTCGTCAAACCAGTTACAATTTGAACCAGCAAGAAGAGCGTAGCGCGCTAGAAGATGGGCTATGCCGTTGACACAATTATGATGGTCTTTTCTACAATGCAGC
This is a stretch of genomic DNA from Malus domestica chromosome 02, GDT2T_hap1. It encodes these proteins:
- the LOC103401377 gene encoding laccase-11-like isoform X2, with amino-acid sequence MASICLRNRFLCAFMFIFFEFLGLITSLAEAAIKKYQFDYSVHGFQIDNILFGILQVQVKNVSRLCHAKPIVTVNGRFPGPTIYVREGDRLQINVTNHAQYNMSIHWHGLKQYRNGWADGPAYVTQCPIQTGSSYTYDFNVTGQRGTLWWHAHILWLRATVYGAIVIMPKQGTPFPFAQPYRETKIILGEWWNVDVETFVNKANSLGLPPNSSDAHTINGKPGPLFPCSEKHTFAMEVEQGKTYLLRIINAALNDELFFAIAGHNLTVVEVDALYTKPFTTQAILIAPGQTTNVLVKANQASGRYFMAARPFMDAPVPVDNKTATAIFQYRGVPNTVLPSLPQLPNPNDTSFALSYNKKLRSLNSPNFPANVPLKVDRKLFYTIGFGKESCPSCINGTRFVASLNNISFEMPQVGLLQAHYFNLKGVFKTDFPDRPSTVFNYTGAPLTANLGTSTGTRLSKIAFNSTVELVLQDTNLLTVESHPFHLHGYNFFVVGNGIGNFDPAKEPAKYNLVDPVERNTVGVPTGGWTAIRFRADNPGVWFIHCHLELHTGWGLKTAFVVEDGPGSDQSVLPPPKDLPPC
- the LOC103401377 gene encoding laccase-11-like isoform X1, translating into MASICLRNRFLCTFVFIFFGFLGLITSPAEAAIKKYQFDVQVKNVSRLCHAKPIVTVNGRFPGPTIYVREGDRLQINVTNHAQYNMSIHWHGLKQYRNGWADGPAYVTQCPIQTGSSYTYDFNVTGQRGTLWWHAHILWLRATVYGAIVIMPKQGTPFPFAQPYRETKIILGEWWNVDVETFVNKANSLGLPPNSSDAHTINGKPGPLFPCSEKHTFAMEVEQGKTYLLRIINAALNDELFFAIAGHNLTVVEVDALYTKPFTTQAILIAPGQTTNVLVKANQASGRYFMAARPFMDAPVPVDNKTATAIFQYRGVPNTVLPSLPQLPNPNDTSFALSYNKKLRSLNSPNFPANVPLKVDRKLFYTIGFGKESCPSCINGTRFVASLNNISFEMPQVGLLQAHYFNLKGVFKTDFPDRPSTVFNYTGAPLTANLGTSTGTRLSKIAFNSTVELVLQDTNLLTVESHPFHLHGYNFFVVGNGIGNFDPAKEPAKYNLVDPVERNTVGVPTGGWTAIRFRADNPGVWFIHCHLELHTGWGLKTAFVVEDGPGSDQSVLPPPKDLPPC